The following are encoded in a window of Gemmatimonadota bacterium genomic DNA:
- a CDS encoding ATP-binding cassette domain-containing protein, with amino-acid sequence MSATVLDLRHVHRRFAIGIDGCSAEVTAVDGASLRVERGECVEIVGGPASGKRTLLHLAAGLLAPDRGFVWRAPSALVAAHGSEFGFLGVRAALEYALARLDLAGSDSSDDDFDAILERCALTEFATVRIAQLAAGTRARVRVAIALVGAPEVLLLDDPFSALHDLDERRGFAEFVGRLGARDRLACVVTARQPEPLGTVAHRMLTMRAGRLTPMTSDPHALELQVRTPEAAAGLLALHGLGVERRGRRLRVPLGRASAEEILSACLALGITVRGSKVVAEEAPLHGRILPPALHRSPVRP; translated from the coding sequence ATGTCCGCCACCGTTCTCGACCTCCGTCACGTCCACCGCCGATTCGCCATCGGCATCGACGGATGCTCGGCGGAGGTCACCGCCGTGGACGGTGCGAGCCTCCGCGTGGAGCGCGGCGAGTGTGTGGAAATCGTCGGCGGCCCAGCGTCTGGCAAGCGCACGTTGTTGCATCTGGCCGCGGGGCTGCTCGCACCCGATCGCGGTTTCGTCTGGCGCGCGCCATCAGCCCTAGTTGCCGCGCACGGATCGGAGTTCGGATTCCTCGGCGTGCGCGCGGCACTCGAGTACGCGCTGGCGCGGCTCGACCTCGCCGGCTCCGACAGCAGCGACGACGACTTCGACGCAATCCTCGAACGGTGCGCCCTCACCGAGTTCGCCACGGTGCGGATCGCACAACTTGCCGCCGGCACGAGAGCGCGGGTGCGCGTGGCCATCGCACTGGTCGGCGCACCGGAGGTGCTGCTCCTCGACGATCCGTTCAGCGCGCTACACGATCTCGACGAGCGCCGAGGCTTTGCCGAGTTCGTCGGGCGGCTGGGCGCGCGCGATCGGCTCGCCTGCGTCGTCACCGCCCGTCAGCCGGAACCATTGGGAACGGTGGCCCATCGGATGCTCACGATGCGTGCGGGCCGTCTCACGCCGATGACGAGCGACCCGCACGCACTTGAACTGCAGGTACGGACGCCCGAAGCAGCGGCTGGCCTGCTCGCCCTGCACGGGCTTGGCGTCGAGCGGCGCGGGAGAAGGCTCCGCGTACCGCTTGGCCGTGCCTCGGCCGAGGAGATTCTCAGTGCCTGTTTGGCACTCGGGATCACCGTACGCGGTTCAAAGGTCGTCGCCGAAGAAGCGCCCCTGCATGGCCGAATTTTGCCACCTGCACTCCACCGTTCGCCCGTCCGGCCTTAG
- the sdaAB gene encoding L-serine ammonia-lyase, iron-sulfur-dependent subunit beta, giving the protein MVSLLDIIGPVMVGPSSSHTAGACRIGLLARGLVGGTPERAHMELHGSFARTGEGHGTDKAIAGGLMGFRPDDDRIRDALNIAEREGLAYVFEKTTLSDTAHPNTVRITLERGDRTHVMTGESLGAGRIHITEVDGFPVEVHGNHHTIVLVAEDVKGSVARIAQLLADASINIATLRLTRKEKGGDAFMVIEVDDRPDEQVRDAIRALSWVRWSHRLDKVSG; this is encoded by the coding sequence ATGGTATCGCTTCTCGATATCATCGGCCCCGTGATGGTGGGGCCGAGTAGCAGTCACACCGCCGGCGCCTGTCGCATTGGCTTGCTGGCCCGCGGACTCGTGGGCGGCACGCCCGAGCGCGCACACATGGAACTCCACGGCTCCTTCGCGCGCACCGGCGAAGGGCATGGCACCGACAAAGCGATCGCCGGCGGTCTGATGGGTTTCCGCCCCGACGACGATCGCATTCGCGACGCGCTGAACATCGCCGAACGCGAAGGACTCGCGTACGTGTTCGAAAAAACCACGCTCTCCGATACCGCGCATCCCAACACGGTGCGCATCACGCTCGAGCGCGGCGATCGCACGCATGTCATGACCGGCGAGTCGCTGGGCGCCGGCCGCATCCATATCACGGAAGTGGATGGGTTCCCCGTCGAAGTGCATGGCAATCATCACACCATCGTACTCGTTGCCGAAGATGTGAAAGGCTCCGTCGCCCGCATCGCGCAGCTTCTCGCCGATGCCAGTATCAACATTGCGACGCTGCGACTCACGCGAAAAGAAAAAGGCGGCGACGCATTCATGGTGATTGAAGTAGATGATCGCCCCGACGAACAGGTGCGCGACGCGATTCGCGCCCTCTCGTGGGTGCGATGGTCGCACCGCCTCGATAAAGTCAGCGGCTGA
- a CDS encoding ABC transporter ATP-binding protein, producing MIQLQSLTKRYGKFTAVDAIDLTVPQGELFGFVGPNGAGKTTTLRMIAGILQPTSGSVRIGGIDIVADPVAAKSKLGFIPDRPFIYEKLTGAEFLRFVAGLYGQEGAEVEHRARELMALFDLDEWRDELVESYSHGMRQKLIVSSAFVHRPDVIVVDEPHVGLDPKSIKILRDLFKEYTRRGHTIMMSTHTLDAAESLCDRIAIIHAGRIAACGTMDDLRAGAASGGTGLEEIFLKLTGQNAARDLMDVLDA from the coding sequence ATGATCCAGTTGCAATCACTGACCAAACGCTACGGTAAGTTCACCGCAGTGGACGCCATTGACCTCACGGTACCACAGGGCGAGCTGTTCGGCTTTGTGGGGCCGAACGGCGCAGGTAAAACAACGACGTTGCGGATGATCGCCGGCATCTTGCAGCCGACGTCGGGCTCAGTGCGCATCGGGGGCATCGACATCGTTGCCGACCCCGTCGCCGCAAAATCGAAGCTCGGCTTCATCCCAGACCGGCCGTTCATTTACGAGAAGTTGACCGGCGCGGAGTTTTTGCGTTTTGTGGCCGGTCTCTACGGCCAGGAAGGCGCCGAGGTGGAGCATCGGGCGCGCGAGTTGATGGCGCTGTTTGACCTCGACGAATGGCGCGACGAACTCGTGGAGAGCTACAGCCACGGGATGCGGCAGAAATTGATCGTGAGTAGCGCGTTTGTGCACCGTCCGGACGTGATCGTGGTGGACGAGCCGCACGTGGGGCTCGATCCAAAGTCGATCAAGATTCTGCGTGACCTGTTCAAGGAATACACGCGGCGCGGCCACACCATCATGATGAGCACGCACACGCTCGACGCGGCGGAGTCGCTGTGCGACCGCATTGCGATCATTCACGCCGGCCGTATTGCGGCGTGTGGCACCATGGACGATCTGCGCGCTGGCGCGGCGAGCGGCGGCACCGGGCTTGAGGAGATTTTCTTGAAACTCACCGGCCAGAACGCCGCACGCGACCTGATGGACGTTCTCGATGCCTGA
- a CDS encoding PspA/IM30 family protein — MGIFDRIATLFKSNINDLISKAEDPEKMLDQIVVDMRNQLAKAKQQVASAIADEKRLKDQAEAEYKASQDWEAKAMLAIKEGRDDLAKQALVRQGEHGEHAQQLQTTWQSHAAETEKLKNSLRDLNDKIEEAKRKKNLLLARQRRAQAQQRISETMSSMSEKSAFEAFARMEEKIDQNERMIKASTEIDEEFSGDRLVGDFKKLEKVAGSASADQQLLALKQKMGLLPAGESAAPRRIGAGEETVQAEVEDVRGKKG, encoded by the coding sequence ATGGGCATTTTTGATCGCATTGCCACGCTCTTCAAGTCGAACATCAACGACCTGATCTCCAAGGCGGAAGATCCGGAAAAGATGCTCGACCAGATCGTTGTCGACATGCGCAATCAGCTCGCAAAGGCCAAACAGCAGGTGGCCAGCGCCATTGCCGACGAAAAGCGCCTCAAGGACCAGGCCGAAGCCGAGTACAAGGCGTCGCAGGACTGGGAAGCCAAGGCCATGCTCGCCATCAAGGAAGGGCGAGATGACTTGGCCAAGCAGGCGCTCGTCCGTCAAGGCGAGCACGGCGAGCACGCGCAGCAACTGCAGACGACGTGGCAGTCGCACGCGGCCGAAACCGAGAAACTCAAGAACTCCCTGCGCGACCTCAACGACAAAATCGAAGAGGCCAAGCGCAAGAAGAATCTCTTGCTCGCGCGCCAGCGTCGCGCGCAGGCCCAGCAGCGCATTTCCGAGACGATGTCCTCCATGTCCGAGAAGAGCGCCTTTGAGGCGTTCGCCCGCATGGAAGAAAAAATCGATCAAAACGAACGCATGATCAAAGCGTCCACGGAAATCGACGAAGAGTTTTCGGGCGACCGCCTCGTGGGCGATTTCAAGAAGCTCGAGAAAGTGGCCGGCAGTGCCAGCGCCGACCAGCAGTTGCTCGCGCTCAAGCAGAAGATGGGGCTCCTCCCTGCAGGTGAATCGGCCGCGCCACGTCGCATTGGTGCCGGTGAGGAAACCGTGCAGGCCGAGGTTGAGGATGTTCGTGGCAAGAAAGGCTGA
- the uvrA gene encoding excinuclease ABC subunit UvrA encodes MPEDALIVRGAREHNLKNIDVTIPRDRLTVITGLSGSGKSSLAFDTIFAEGQRRYVESLSAYARQFLGLMEKPDVDAIEGLSPAISIEQKTAGHNPRSTVGTVTEIHDYLRLLYARAGTPHCPECGNPVERQSAGQIADTILGWPADLRIEVLAPLVRGRKGEFRELFESARKQGFVRAMVDGELIELADPPKLNRRLNHDVSVVVDRLSVKVEDRGRLVDSIETALRLADGLVEIVKHGTKRETQLFSEKYGCPSCGLSMPELEPRHFSFNSPFGACPACSGLGTRRTASADLVLGDPSISMLEGVILPWGEPDGYLRRVILPGLAKQLNFELNAPWGKIPAKARETLLFGQPRKRGEENETRWEGILSNVQRRYNETTSDSIRSDLEDYMVVAVCPECTGLRLKPESLAVTIAKRNIGAFGEFSVSDALAFIDSIALRAPGRVGIDPDIGGPILKEVRERLRFLMDVGLDYLTLNRSAESLSGGEAQRIRLATQIGSRLVGVLYILDEPSIGLHQRDNARLLATLKQLRDLGNTVLVVEHDEETIREADYLIDLGPGAGKHGGEVIAAGTVAEVLANPASLTAQYLNGTKRIEAPGARRPRDPKRLLRVEGATEHNLQNVDLEIPLGLFVAITGVSGSGKSTLIEDILHRALARHFYRARVVPGEHKRITGIEHLDKVIDIDQSPIGRTPRSNPATYTGLFTPIRDLFAEMPEAKLRGYGPGRFSFNVKGGRCEACQGDGLVKIEMHFLPDVYVTCETCKGKRYNRETLEVRFRGLSISEVLDLTVEDALALFENQPRIGDKLRVLNDVGLGYIHLGQSATTLSGGEAQRVKLATELSKRDTGRTLYILDEPTTGLHFEDVRMLLDVLHRLVERGNTVLVIEHNLDVIKTADWVVDLGPDGGSRGGCIVAAGSPETVAEAPGSHTGHYLGAVLRTAAAPRKR; translated from the coding sequence ATGCCAGAAGATGCCCTGATTGTTCGCGGAGCCCGCGAACACAATCTCAAGAATATTGATGTCACCATCCCCCGCGACCGCCTCACGGTGATCACGGGGTTGTCGGGCTCGGGCAAATCGTCGCTCGCCTTTGACACGATTTTTGCCGAGGGGCAGCGGCGCTATGTGGAGTCGCTCTCCGCCTACGCCCGCCAGTTCCTCGGGCTAATGGAAAAGCCCGATGTGGACGCCATCGAGGGGCTGTCGCCCGCCATCTCGATTGAGCAGAAGACCGCCGGACACAATCCGCGCTCCACCGTCGGCACCGTCACCGAAATTCACGACTACCTCCGCCTGCTCTACGCGCGCGCCGGTACGCCGCACTGCCCAGAGTGCGGCAATCCCGTCGAGCGTCAGAGTGCAGGTCAGATTGCCGACACCATCCTCGGCTGGCCCGCCGACCTGCGCATCGAAGTGCTCGCGCCGCTCGTGCGCGGCCGCAAAGGCGAGTTCCGCGAACTCTTTGAGTCCGCGCGCAAACAGGGCTTTGTGCGCGCGATGGTCGATGGCGAACTCATTGAGCTCGCCGACCCGCCCAAGCTCAATCGCCGGTTGAATCACGACGTGTCCGTCGTGGTGGATCGCCTCTCCGTCAAAGTCGAAGACCGTGGACGTCTGGTCGATTCGATCGAAACGGCGCTCCGCCTCGCCGACGGCCTGGTCGAAATCGTCAAGCACGGCACCAAACGCGAAACGCAACTCTTCAGTGAGAAATACGGCTGCCCGAGTTGCGGGCTGTCCATGCCCGAACTTGAGCCGCGCCACTTCTCGTTCAACTCGCCCTTTGGCGCCTGCCCAGCCTGCAGCGGGCTCGGCACACGTCGCACCGCCAGCGCCGATCTCGTGTTGGGTGACCCCAGTATTTCGATGCTGGAAGGCGTCATCCTGCCCTGGGGCGAGCCGGACGGCTATCTGCGGCGCGTCATTCTTCCTGGGTTGGCGAAGCAGCTGAACTTTGAACTCAACGCGCCCTGGGGAAAAATCCCCGCCAAGGCACGTGAGACGTTGTTGTTCGGCCAACCGCGCAAGCGCGGCGAAGAAAACGAAACGCGCTGGGAAGGCATCCTCTCCAACGTGCAGCGGCGCTACAACGAGACGACGAGCGATTCTATTCGCTCCGATCTCGAAGACTACATGGTCGTCGCCGTCTGTCCCGAATGCACGGGGCTGCGTCTCAAGCCCGAGTCGCTCGCCGTGACGATCGCCAAACGCAACATCGGCGCGTTTGGCGAGTTCTCGGTCAGCGACGCCCTCGCGTTCATCGACTCCATTGCGCTGCGCGCGCCAGGGCGCGTGGGCATTGATCCGGACATCGGTGGCCCCATCCTCAAGGAAGTGCGCGAGCGACTCCGTTTTCTCATGGACGTGGGCCTCGACTATCTCACGCTCAACCGCAGCGCTGAGTCGCTGTCGGGTGGTGAAGCGCAACGCATTCGCCTTGCCACGCAAATCGGTTCGCGCCTCGTTGGCGTGCTCTATATTCTCGACGAACCGAGCATCGGCCTGCACCAACGCGACAACGCGCGCCTCCTCGCCACGCTCAAGCAACTGCGCGACCTCGGGAACACCGTGCTCGTCGTGGAGCACGACGAAGAAACGATTCGCGAAGCGGATTACCTCATTGATCTCGGGCCAGGCGCCGGCAAACACGGCGGCGAAGTGATCGCGGCTGGCACGGTCGCCGAGGTGCTCGCTAATCCGGCGTCACTCACCGCGCAGTACCTGAATGGCACCAAGCGCATCGAGGCGCCCGGTGCTCGGCGCCCGCGCGACCCCAAGCGCTTGCTGCGCGTGGAAGGTGCCACCGAGCACAACCTGCAGAACGTCGATCTTGAGATTCCGCTCGGGTTGTTCGTCGCCATCACGGGCGTCAGTGGCTCGGGCAAAAGTACGCTCATCGAAGACATCCTGCACCGCGCGCTCGCTCGCCACTTCTATCGTGCGCGTGTCGTGCCGGGTGAGCACAAGCGCATTACGGGCATTGAGCACCTCGATAAAGTCATCGACATCGACCAGAGCCCCATCGGTCGTACGCCGCGCTCGAATCCCGCGACGTACACCGGACTCTTCACGCCGATCCGCGACTTGTTCGCCGAAATGCCCGAAGCCAAGCTGCGCGGCTACGGCCCCGGCCGCTTCTCGTTCAATGTGAAGGGCGGACGTTGCGAAGCCTGTCAGGGCGACGGACTGGTCAAAATCGAAATGCACTTTCTCCCAGACGTCTACGTCACTTGCGAGACGTGCAAGGGCAAACGCTACAATCGCGAAACACTTGAAGTGCGCTTCCGCGGGCTCAGCATTAGCGAAGTGCTCGATCTCACCGTCGAAGATGCCTTGGCGCTTTTTGAAAACCAGCCGCGAATCGGCGACAAGCTGCGCGTGCTCAACGACGTTGGACTCGGCTATATCCATCTTGGCCAGAGCGCCACGACCCTCTCCGGTGGCGAGGCGCAACGCGTCAAGCTCGCTACGGAGCTGAGCAAGCGCGACACCGGCCGCACGCTGTACATCCTCGACGAACCGACCACCGGTCTGCACTTCGAGGACGTTCGCATGCTGCTCGATGTGTTGCACCGTTTGGTGGAGCGCGGGAATACGGTGCTGGTGATTGAGCACAATCTCGACGTCATCAAAACCGCGGACTGGGTCGTGGACCTCGGCCCCGACGGCGGATCGCGCGGCGGTTGCATTGTGGCGGCGGGTTCGCCAGAGACCGTCGCCGAAGCGCCGGGGAGTCACACCGGTCATTACCTCGGCGCGGTGTTGCGCACCGCCGCCGCTCCGCGCAAACGCTGA
- a CDS encoding tetratricopeptide repeat protein: protein MNQSAYNPWNDNRSGDAEQLPLGAFEGTSLLPQVAPASRDDGESDAPAAYRELPVCGEWSYEVHDDAESRGAALVADAISATATAQRAAATAARLAATLQSPARGMTAGTTPLDAAHTASAGAAPKTAAGSVGISGSATQRPSPEARRPERAPMTPRIVARVPATPTALPALDELRSQHEAHPGDAKTAIALSAAFDKRGNIAAALGALQRAIDSGADAVPLRCARAAILSGRLRYDDAEAELKKAAKVHADDPDVLLQLGILACRRAKWRDAVEPLTRLIKLDAASAQGLFYLGETLNKLDKLPDALVAYERASELEPDNWRALKGVGIVLDRMGRPTEAAAFYRRARDAQQG, encoded by the coding sequence ATGAACCAGTCGGCCTACAATCCTTGGAACGACAACCGCTCCGGTGATGCCGAGCAGTTGCCGCTCGGCGCTTTTGAAGGAACGTCGTTGTTGCCGCAGGTCGCGCCGGCGTCGCGGGACGATGGGGAGTCGGACGCGCCGGCGGCGTATCGCGAACTTCCGGTGTGCGGCGAATGGTCGTATGAAGTGCACGACGACGCGGAGTCCCGCGGCGCGGCACTCGTGGCCGACGCCATCAGCGCGACGGCCACCGCACAGCGAGCGGCAGCCACCGCAGCGCGTCTGGCAGCCACTCTGCAGTCCCCCGCGCGCGGGATGACGGCGGGCACGACTCCGCTAGACGCCGCGCACACCGCGTCGGCCGGAGCTGCACCGAAGACTGCCGCTGGGTCGGTCGGGATCAGCGGGTCGGCGACGCAGCGGCCGAGCCCAGAGGCACGACGGCCGGAACGTGCGCCGATGACGCCGCGCATCGTAGCGCGGGTGCCGGCCACGCCGACGGCGTTGCCGGCGCTGGACGAACTGCGGAGCCAGCACGAAGCACATCCGGGAGACGCGAAGACGGCCATCGCGTTGTCGGCGGCGTTCGACAAGCGCGGCAACATTGCAGCCGCACTCGGTGCGCTCCAGCGCGCCATCGACTCTGGCGCGGATGCGGTGCCGTTGCGATGCGCGCGCGCGGCAATCCTCAGCGGTCGTTTGCGGTACGACGACGCCGAAGCCGAGTTGAAGAAGGCCGCGAAGGTACACGCGGACGATCCCGACGTGCTGTTGCAGCTTGGCATTCTCGCCTGCCGCCGCGCCAAGTGGCGCGATGCCGTCGAGCCGCTGACGCGCCTGATTAAGCTCGACGCGGCCTCGGCGCAGGGGCTGTTTTACCTCGGCGAGACGTTGAATAAACTCGACAAACTCCCCGACGCGCTCGTGGCGTACGAGCGGGCGAGCGAGCTCGAGCCCGACAACTGGCGCGCGCTCAAGGGCGTGGGGATCGTACTCGACCGTATGGGGCGACCGACGGAAGCGGCCGCGTTTTACCGTCGCGCACGCGACGCGCAGCAGGGCTAG
- a CDS encoding transglutaminase-like domain-containing protein produces MHPILVVRERKRALIAVGILAAWGAGLFALARREFSVSAPQRLAEMAQRIAPGSTFFVVEQGGQQIGFASNTIDTTGAGIDVVDYFVADLPIAGAAHRTSARSVVKLSRALALRTFDVQVESADAPMRIGGRADGDSAIVFAAAGAVLGARVEKSDSQRVAVRGPVYLPTLVPLLVALGETPKVGRSYALPTFNPTTMSSATMRLNIRAESVFTLVDSARFDETRGEWVSALTDTVRAWRVEPEAAQGGFTGWVDAQGRVVQSTQPGGITLRRMAYEMAFENWRIGRDRAAATATGGRKNDILERTAIAAGALLGRTKLMLLRAELNGAELRGFDLDGGRQSLAGRTVTITREDARALAPGWSLLTSDTAFKTRFRAELSPEPFLQSNELRIVQLAVRIAGNDRDPRVIAEKINTWVHDSLRKEIVFSIPNALEVLRTRRGDCNEHTQLFTALTRALGIPTRIATGLAYVNGKFYYHAWPEVWLSDWVAVDPTFGQFPADAAHVRFVVGGLNRQVELLRLIGNLKIRVTDAR; encoded by the coding sequence GTGCATCCGATTCTCGTGGTTCGCGAGCGAAAGCGCGCGCTGATCGCTGTCGGTATTCTGGCCGCGTGGGGAGCCGGGCTCTTCGCCCTCGCGCGTCGCGAGTTCTCCGTGAGTGCACCGCAGCGTCTCGCAGAGATGGCGCAGCGCATTGCGCCGGGTTCGACGTTTTTTGTTGTCGAGCAGGGCGGTCAGCAAATCGGCTTCGCGTCGAACACGATCGACACGACGGGCGCCGGCATTGATGTCGTGGATTACTTCGTAGCCGATTTGCCGATTGCCGGTGCCGCGCATCGTACGTCGGCGCGCAGCGTGGTGAAACTGTCGCGCGCCCTCGCGTTACGCACCTTCGACGTACAGGTGGAATCGGCCGACGCCCCAATGCGCATTGGTGGCCGCGCCGACGGCGACTCGGCGATCGTGTTTGCGGCAGCCGGGGCGGTGCTTGGCGCTCGGGTCGAGAAATCCGACAGTCAGCGCGTCGCGGTGCGGGGGCCGGTGTACCTCCCGACGCTCGTGCCGCTGCTGGTGGCGCTCGGTGAGACGCCGAAGGTTGGGCGTTCGTATGCGCTGCCGACGTTTAATCCAACGACGATGTCGTCGGCGACGATGCGGCTGAACATTCGAGCCGAATCGGTATTTACACTCGTTGACAGCGCGCGGTTCGATGAGACTCGGGGCGAATGGGTGAGCGCGCTGACCGACACGGTGCGCGCATGGCGCGTGGAACCGGAGGCAGCGCAGGGCGGATTCACCGGCTGGGTCGATGCGCAGGGACGCGTAGTGCAGAGCACGCAGCCCGGCGGCATTACGCTCCGACGGATGGCGTATGAAATGGCGTTTGAGAACTGGCGCATTGGTCGTGATCGCGCCGCCGCCACGGCGACGGGCGGCCGCAAGAATGACATTCTCGAGCGCACGGCGATCGCGGCCGGCGCGCTACTGGGGCGCACCAAACTGATGCTGCTGCGCGCCGAATTGAACGGCGCCGAGTTGCGAGGCTTTGATCTCGACGGCGGACGTCAGTCGCTGGCAGGCCGCACGGTGACGATCACGCGTGAAGATGCGCGCGCGCTGGCCCCGGGATGGTCGCTCCTGACGAGTGACACGGCGTTCAAAACGCGGTTTCGCGCGGAGCTTTCGCCGGAGCCGTTCTTGCAGTCGAACGAACTGCGCATCGTGCAACTTGCCGTACGCATTGCCGGGAATGATCGTGACCCGCGCGTGATTGCGGAGAAGATCAATACGTGGGTGCACGACTCGCTGCGCAAGGAAATCGTGTTCAGTATTCCGAATGCGCTCGAGGTGTTACGGACGCGACGTGGCGACTGTAACGAGCACACACAGTTGTTCACGGCGCTCACGCGCGCGCTTGGCATTCCGACGCGCATTGCCACCGGACTCGCGTATGTGAACGGCAAGTTTTACTACCACGCGTGGCCGGAAGTGTGGCTGTCCGACTGGGTGGCGGTGGACCCGACGTTCGGCCAGTTCCCTGCCGACGCCGCGCACGTCCGATTTGTGGTCGGCGGACTTAACCGTCAGGTGGAACTGTTGCGCCTGATTGGCAATCTCAAGATTCGCGTGACGGACGCTCGCTGA
- the sdaAA gene encoding L-serine ammonia-lyase, iron-sulfur-dependent, subunit alpha — MYSSLLAAIADAEASHRSLSQLALDTEAKDQGRPVAEIRDALRRALVVMRSAIEQGLVGDLYSESGLVGGDAAKVAQSTKGPFTGSPFADVIARALAVQEVNAAMGVIVAAPTAGGAGVLPAVLTGLAKARGISEDDIVSALATAGLIGAVVAERASLSGAEGGCQAETGAAAGMAAGAAVEMLGGTPTQVGHAVALAQQGTLGLVCDPLGGLVELPCVFRNATGAAIALAAVEMALAGVTFAIPVDEVIDVMGEIGSEMDVRYRETAGGGLAATPTGRRLARERLVQIKRSGG, encoded by the coding sequence GTGTATTCGTCACTGCTCGCCGCGATCGCCGACGCTGAAGCGTCGCACCGCTCCCTCTCGCAGCTCGCGCTCGACACCGAAGCCAAAGACCAGGGGCGTCCCGTCGCAGAGATTCGCGACGCGCTCCGACGCGCACTCGTCGTGATGAGAAGCGCGATTGAACAGGGGCTCGTGGGCGACCTGTACAGCGAGAGCGGCCTAGTCGGCGGCGACGCGGCCAAGGTCGCACAGAGCACCAAGGGTCCGTTCACCGGCTCTCCATTTGCCGACGTGATTGCCCGCGCCTTGGCCGTGCAGGAAGTGAATGCGGCAATGGGCGTCATCGTCGCGGCCCCCACAGCCGGTGGCGCGGGCGTACTCCCCGCCGTGCTCACCGGGCTCGCGAAGGCCCGCGGGATTTCCGAAGATGACATCGTGAGCGCCCTCGCGACGGCCGGATTGATTGGCGCCGTTGTTGCCGAACGAGCCTCGCTCTCCGGAGCCGAAGGTGGCTGCCAAGCCGAAACGGGCGCCGCCGCAGGAATGGCCGCCGGCGCGGCCGTCGAAATGCTGGGTGGCACCCCGACGCAGGTGGGGCACGCTGTGGCCCTCGCCCAACAGGGCACCCTCGGACTTGTCTGCGATCCCCTCGGCGGGCTCGTGGAGCTCCCGTGCGTATTCCGCAATGCGACGGGCGCCGCCATAGCCCTCGCCGCCGTCGAAATGGCCCTGGCCGGCGTCACCTTTGCCATTCCGGTGGATGAGGTGATCGACGTCATGGGGGAGATCGGCAGCGAAATGGACGTTCGGTACCGGGAAACCGCCGGCGGAGGCCTCGCGGCCACCCCAACGGGGCGCCGGCTCGCCCGCGAACGATTGGTGCAAATCAAGCGTTCTGGCGGCTGA
- a CDS encoding AI-2E family transporter, with the protein MADSHGDSTARVRLVQLTPGLAGVVALVALLWFARSVAPVLLLFFLAILLGVYLNALKELLATKLRFKPVVAMSVAVALTFAGVWGVWALLVPPVVEQTRQLIERLPEFAVAWQQWIQRAVDRFPALEPYVGADRQADMIKSAVGEAEAFASGIIPHVFDLVHGFINIVSVLVMALYLALHPRTYENMVIAVTPPRYRDQSREVLAALARTLRAWIISQFIAMTVLGVLTAVLFKIISVPYWLTFGLFAGLAAIVPFFGTLASTVAPALFVLGGPGGASGALLVLLIGVVVHIIEANIVAPLIMQKGVHLPPVFSILAVLVVGRLLGPTGLLVAVPMLAVLMVLVRKILIEGIYHDPSPKHAAHAHAAHAHAADAHTDPAEPDAG; encoded by the coding sequence TTGGCTGATTCACACGGCGACTCCACTGCGAGAGTCCGGCTCGTCCAACTGACGCCGGGCCTTGCTGGAGTCGTCGCGCTCGTCGCGCTACTCTGGTTTGCGCGCTCTGTTGCGCCCGTGCTGCTGCTCTTTTTTCTCGCCATTCTCCTCGGCGTCTATCTCAACGCCCTGAAGGAACTGCTCGCCACCAAGCTGCGCTTCAAGCCAGTGGTGGCGATGTCCGTTGCCGTCGCCCTGACCTTCGCCGGCGTCTGGGGCGTGTGGGCGCTACTCGTGCCACCCGTGGTCGAACAGACGCGGCAGCTCATTGAACGGCTTCCTGAGTTTGCCGTGGCGTGGCAGCAGTGGATTCAGCGAGCCGTCGATCGTTTTCCGGCGCTTGAGCCGTATGTCGGCGCCGATCGCCAAGCCGACATGATCAAGTCCGCCGTCGGCGAAGCCGAAGCGTTCGCCTCAGGCATCATTCCGCACGTGTTCGATCTCGTGCACGGCTTCATCAACATCGTGTCCGTGCTGGTGATGGCGCTCTACCTCGCGCTGCATCCGCGTACGTACGAGAACATGGTGATCGCCGTCACGCCGCCGCGCTATCGCGACCAGTCCCGCGAGGTGCTCGCTGCGCTCGCGCGCACCCTGCGCGCCTGGATCATCTCGCAGTTCATCGCCATGACGGTCCTCGGCGTGCTGACGGCGGTGTTGTTCAAAATCATCAGCGTCCCGTACTGGCTCACGTTCGGTTTGTTTGCTGGCCTCGCGGCGATTGTGCCGTTCTTTGGAACCTTGGCTTCCACCGTCGCGCCGGCGCTCTTCGTGCTCGGCGGCCCTGGTGGCGCGAGCGGCGCGTTGCTCGTACTGCTCATCGGCGTTGTGGTGCACATCATCGAAGCGAACATCGTGGCGCCGCTCATTATGCAAAAGGGCGTGCATCTCCCGCCGGTGTTTTCCATTCTGGCGGTCCTCGTGGTGGGTCGTCTCCTAGGCCCCACCGGATTGCTCGTGGCCGTGCCGATGCTCGCCGTGCTGATGGTGCTCGTGCGGAAGATTCTTATTGAAGGGATCTATCACGACCCGTCGCCGAAGCATGCCGCGCACGCACACGCCGCGCACGCACACGCCGCGGACGCGCACACCGACCCCGCAGAGCCAGACGCCGGCTGA